A region from the Gossypium hirsutum isolate 1008001.06 chromosome A08, Gossypium_hirsutum_v2.1, whole genome shotgun sequence genome encodes:
- the LOC107928298 gene encoding uncharacterized protein, which yields MKEWSPQDAMKAYLDTLHLVSSSLPTAWNPTAKSTVEEDDKQGLIEPNCMELISAMAAGKGAKHIVEITTQGITPLTIALAVAAKHTGGQLSCILPSHHHHHHHHTADHLQQYINLVHAEPTNTSPRETIIKQIKMRLKNVDFAVIDCKFDDEYLKLMFKTMVEEEDGIKTGSTVIVHNIHHKKDGSIFGQLLRKKRVEAVTLPIGEGTEMTRILGCRFKRRNRFLVTFHN from the coding sequence atgaaggaaTGGTCTCCTCAAGATGCCATGAAAGCTTATTTGGACACACTTCATCTTGTAAGTTCATCTTTACCTACTGCATGGAACCCAACTGCAAAGAGCACAGTTGAAGAAGATGACAAGCAAGGACTAATAGAACCCAACTGCATGGAACTGATATCAGCCATGGCAGCCGGCAAAGGAGCCAAACACATCGTTGAAATCACAACCCAAGGCATTACACCATTAACCATCGCACTCGCTGTCGCAGCAAAACACACCGGCGGTCAACTCAGTTGCATCCTCCCatcccaccaccaccaccaccaccaccacaccGCCGATCATCTTCAACAATACATAAATCTGGTTCACGCTGAACCCACCAACACTAGCCCACGCGAGACAATCATAAAACAGATAAAAATGCGGTTGAAGAACGTGGATTTTGCAGTGATCGATTGTAAGTTCGACGATGAGTACTTGAAATTAATGTTTAAAACAATGGTGGAGGAGGAGGATGGTATCAAAACAGGGTCGACTGTGATAGTTCATAATATTCATCATAAAAAAGATGGGTCGATATTTGGTCAACTTTTGAGGAAAAAGAGAGTGGAAGCTGTGACTTTGCCTATTGGTGAAGGAACTGAGATGACTCGAATTTTGGGATGTAGGTTTAAGAGACGAAATAGGTTTCTCGTCACCTTCCATAATTGA